In the Chroococcidiopsis sp. SAG 2025 genome, one interval contains:
- the apcD gene encoding allophycocyanin subunit alpha-B: MSIVKQMILNADEEVRYLTPGEIHALQNFYKSGTERIRLAKALAQNEKKIVERATQKFWKICPRTPSNSGNARKTEAAMRDIGWYIRLVSYCLLAGNEKPLEEIGLIGMKELYNSVGIPLENVRQYMLCVKAEVSAMLPPEDAAEVIPYFDLILQVISSPGAPYFQNNGRTDWQR, translated from the coding sequence ATGAGTATAGTCAAGCAAATGATTCTGAACGCTGATGAAGAGGTACGCTACCTGACTCCTGGTGAAATTCACGCCCTGCAAAATTTCTATAAATCGGGAACAGAGCGTATCCGTCTGGCGAAAGCTCTAGCACAGAACGAAAAAAAGATTGTCGAACGAGCGACGCAAAAATTTTGGAAGATCTGCCCCAGAACCCCCAGTAATAGCGGTAACGCCCGTAAAACTGAGGCAGCCATGCGGGATATTGGGTGGTACATCCGTCTGGTGAGTTATTGCCTGCTCGCCGGAAACGAAAAACCTTTAGAGGAAATTGGCTTAATTGGGATGAAAGAACTCTACAACAGCGTCGGCATCCCCCTAGAAAATGTGCGTCAATATATGCTTTGCGTCAAAGCAGAAGTTAGCGCCATGCTACCACCAGAAGATGCAGCCGAAGTCATTCCTTACTTCGACCTCATTTTGCAAGTCATTTCCTCTCCAGGCGCACCATATTTTCAAAACAACGGTCGAACGGATTGGCAACGGTAA
- the psbD gene encoding photosystem II D2 protein (photosystem q(a) protein): MTIAIRSTQIGWGWFGVLDDWLKRDRFVFIGWSGLLLFPCSYMAIGGWFTGTTFVTSWYTHGVVSSYLEGCNFLTTAVSTPADSMGHSLLFLWGPEANWDFTRWCQIGGLWSFVTLHGVFGLIGFCLRQMEIARVVGIRPYNALAFTAPISVFVSVFLIYPLGQSSWFFAPSYGVAGIFRFLLFFQAFHNYTLNPFHMMGVAGVLGGALLCAIHGATVENTLFRDTKGFNTFRGFSTTQAEETYSFVTANRYWSQIFGIAFSNKRWLHFFMLFVPVTGLWMSSIGMVGLAFNVRAYDFVSQELRAAEDPEFETFYTKNILLNEGARAWLAPQDQPHEKFQFPEEVLPRGNAL; the protein is encoded by the coding sequence ATGACTATAGCAATTCGATCTACCCAAATTGGGTGGGGATGGTTCGGTGTACTCGATGACTGGCTGAAGCGCGATCGCTTTGTCTTTATCGGCTGGTCTGGTTTGTTGCTCTTTCCCTGCTCTTATATGGCAATTGGCGGATGGTTCACTGGCACTACCTTTGTTACCTCCTGGTATACCCACGGTGTTGTTAGTTCTTATTTAGAAGGTTGCAATTTTCTCACCACTGCTGTCTCTACTCCAGCCGATAGTATGGGTCATTCTCTACTATTTTTATGGGGACCAGAAGCTAATTGGGATTTCACCCGTTGGTGTCAAATCGGTGGCTTGTGGAGTTTTGTCACTCTACACGGCGTTTTCGGTTTAATTGGTTTTTGTTTGCGGCAGATGGAAATTGCCAGAGTTGTAGGTATTCGTCCCTACAATGCCTTAGCATTCACTGCTCCAATCTCTGTTTTTGTGAGCGTCTTTTTAATTTATCCTTTAGGACAATCTAGCTGGTTTTTTGCGCCTTCCTACGGAGTCGCTGGCATTTTCCGTTTCTTACTATTTTTCCAAGCTTTTCACAACTATACCCTCAATCCATTTCACATGATGGGGGTAGCTGGTGTTTTGGGTGGAGCTTTGTTGTGTGCGATTCATGGGGCTACAGTAGAAAACACCCTATTTCGAGACACCAAAGGCTTTAATACATTCCGAGGTTTTTCTACTACCCAAGCAGAAGAAACTTACTCTTTTGTCACAGCTAATCGCTACTGGTCGCAGATTTTTGGTATTGCCTTCTCCAACAAACGTTGGCTGCACTTTTTCATGTTATTTGTTCCCGTTACGGGTTTGTGGATGAGTTCAATTGGCATGGTAGGTTTAGCGTTTAACGTGCGGGCATACGACTTTGTTTCTCAAGAATTGCGTGCCGCAGAAGATCCAGAATTTGAAACTTTTTACACCAAGAATATTCTGCTCAATGAGGGAGCCAGAGCTTGGCTAGCACCCCAAGACCAACCTCACGAAAAATTCCAATTCCCCGAAGAAGTCTTACCGCGTGGAAATGCCCTTTAG
- the psbC gene encoding photosystem II reaction center protein CP43 encodes METPFDRSITTTTNVDTPREGRDEASTGYAWWAGNARFISLSGRFLGAHVAHAGLVAFWAGAMLMFEVAHYVPEKPMYEQGLILMPHIATLGFGVGQGGQVVDIFPFFAIAAIHLIGSAVLGFGGVYHSIKGPERLAGFYDFDWTDKDKVTSILGYHLIALGLGALLLVARAMYLGGLYDTWAPGGGDVRVVTNPTLDPRIIFGYLFKGFTGGAGNIASVNNLEDIVGGHIWMGAILIAGGIWHVLTKPFKWAERVFIWSGEAYLSQSLGNVAGQALIAACFIWFNNTAYPSEFYGPTAPEASQAQALNFLVRDQQLGANVVSAQGPTGLGKYLMRSPTGEIIFGGETMRFWDFKGPWLEPLRGPNGLDLEKIRYDIQPWQIRRASEYMTHAPLGSLNSVGGVATEINSFNYVSPRAWLASAHFVFAFLFLVGHLWHAGRARAAAAGFERGIDREDEPVLSMPPLD; translated from the coding sequence ATGGAAACACCTTTCGATCGCTCGATTACAACGACAACTAATGTCGATACGCCCAGAGAAGGACGGGATGAAGCGTCTACTGGATATGCTTGGTGGGCTGGAAATGCACGGTTTATCAGCTTGTCCGGTCGGTTTTTAGGCGCTCACGTTGCCCATGCTGGATTAGTGGCTTTCTGGGCAGGCGCAATGCTAATGTTTGAAGTTGCCCACTACGTACCGGAAAAACCGATGTACGAGCAGGGTTTAATTTTGATGCCCCACATTGCTACTTTGGGTTTTGGTGTTGGGCAAGGTGGTCAAGTCGTTGATATTTTCCCATTTTTTGCGATCGCTGCCATACATCTCATCGGCTCGGCTGTTCTCGGTTTTGGTGGTGTCTATCACTCGATTAAAGGACCGGAAAGGCTAGCAGGTTTCTACGATTTTGACTGGACTGATAAAGATAAGGTCACGAGCATCTTGGGATATCATCTGATTGCTCTGGGCTTGGGAGCGCTCTTGTTAGTCGCTAGAGCTATGTATTTGGGTGGCTTGTACGATACTTGGGCACCAGGCGGCGGCGATGTCCGTGTCGTGACCAATCCCACCCTCGACCCCAGAATCATTTTTGGCTATCTCTTTAAAGGTTTTACTGGTGGTGCGGGTAATATTGCCAGCGTCAACAACCTGGAAGATATAGTTGGGGGTCATATTTGGATGGGAGCAATTTTGATTGCTGGTGGTATTTGGCACGTTTTAACTAAGCCATTTAAGTGGGCAGAGCGTGTTTTCATCTGGTCTGGTGAAGCTTACCTGTCTCAAAGTCTGGGAAATGTGGCTGGACAAGCTTTAATTGCTGCCTGTTTTATTTGGTTTAATAACACTGCCTATCCCAGCGAGTTTTATGGTCCTACCGCGCCAGAAGCATCGCAAGCGCAAGCATTAAACTTCTTGGTACGCGACCAGCAGTTAGGGGCAAACGTGGTTTCAGCCCAAGGTCCGACGGGGTTGGGTAAATATCTGATGCGATCGCCGACTGGAGAAATTATCTTTGGCGGTGAAACGATGCGATTTTGGGACTTCAAAGGTCCCTGGTTAGAGCCACTACGCGGTCCCAACGGACTCGACCTGGAGAAAATCAGATATGACATTCAACCTTGGCAAATTCGTCGTGCTTCTGAGTACATGACTCATGCACCTCTGGGTTCTCTCAACTCGGTGGGAGGTGTGGCTACGGAGATTAACTCCTTTAACTATGTATCTCCTCGCGCTTGGCTGGCTTCAGCTCACTTTGTGTTCGCTTTTCTATTTCTAGTCGGTCACTTGTGGCACGCCGGACGCGCTAGAGCTGCGGCTGCTGGTTTTGAAAGAGGCATCGATCGCGAAGACGAACCAGTTTTATCTATGCCCCCGCTCGACTAG
- the psbB gene encoding photosystem II chlorophyll-binding protein CP47 has protein sequence MGLPWYRVHTSVINDPGRLLAVHLMHNALCAGFAGSMLLFELALYDSSDPVLNPMWRQGCFLMPFVARLGVTNSWQGWSITGESVADPGFWTFETVAIAHIIFSGLEFLAACWHWVYWDLATFFDPKTNEPVLDLPRIFGIHLLLAGLLCFGFGAFHLTGIFGPGMWVSDPYGLTGHVQGVAPVWGAEGFNPYNPGGVVAHHIAAGIVGIIGGLFHIVTRPPEVLYKALRMGNIEGALASGLAVFFFAGFVACGSMWYGTATTPIELWGPTRFQWDQNYFKKEIDRRVQSDLAEGKSLSEAWSAIPEKLAFYDYVGNSPAKGGLFRVGRMVDGDGVAKAWLGHAIFKDGEGRDLTVRRMQNFFETFPVVLTDKDDVVRADIPFRRAEAKYSFEQKGVTVSFVGGTLDGQAYTEPSTVKKFARQAQLGEVFDFDRETYNSDGVFRTSNRGFFAFFHCCFALVWFFGHIWHGSRTIFRDVFAGIDPGLDEQVEFGVFQKVGDLTTRKKVPVAAMAGTREPAM, from the coding sequence ATGGGATTACCTTGGTATCGAGTTCATACATCGGTCATAAACGATCCAGGACGACTCCTTGCCGTACACCTAATGCATAACGCTCTGTGTGCGGGTTTTGCTGGTTCCATGCTGTTATTTGAACTCGCATTGTACGACTCTAGCGATCCAGTTTTGAACCCGATGTGGCGACAGGGATGTTTCTTAATGCCTTTTGTGGCTCGTTTGGGGGTGACTAATTCTTGGCAAGGTTGGAGTATTACGGGTGAATCAGTCGCTGACCCTGGTTTTTGGACGTTTGAAACTGTGGCGATCGCCCACATCATTTTCTCAGGATTAGAGTTTCTGGCTGCTTGTTGGCATTGGGTTTATTGGGATTTGGCGACATTTTTCGACCCCAAAACAAACGAGCCAGTGTTAGATCTTCCCAGAATCTTTGGCATTCATTTATTGTTAGCAGGGTTACTCTGTTTTGGTTTTGGTGCTTTCCACTTAACGGGAATTTTTGGTCCTGGGATGTGGGTCAGCGATCCGTATGGATTAACTGGTCACGTCCAAGGCGTTGCGCCTGTTTGGGGGGCGGAAGGCTTTAATCCTTACAATCCTGGTGGTGTGGTCGCACACCACATTGCGGCAGGAATTGTCGGTATTATCGGCGGATTGTTCCATATCGTGACGCGACCGCCAGAGGTACTGTACAAAGCCTTGAGAATGGGCAATATTGAAGGCGCACTTGCTAGCGGGTTGGCAGTATTCTTTTTCGCTGGTTTTGTTGCTTGCGGTTCGATGTGGTACGGCACTGCTACCACTCCAATTGAATTGTGGGGTCCTACTCGGTTTCAATGGGATCAAAATTACTTTAAAAAAGAGATCGATCGCCGCGTTCAATCCGATTTAGCTGAAGGTAAAAGCCTCTCGGAAGCTTGGTCGGCAATTCCTGAAAAGCTGGCGTTTTATGACTACGTTGGCAACAGTCCGGCAAAAGGCGGTTTGTTCCGAGTCGGTCGGATGGTCGATGGAGATGGAGTCGCCAAAGCTTGGCTTGGTCATGCCATTTTTAAAGATGGAGAAGGACGGGATTTAACCGTGCGCAGAATGCAAAATTTCTTTGAAACCTTCCCAGTCGTTTTGACAGATAAAGATGATGTCGTCCGCGCCGATATTCCTTTCCGCAGAGCAGAAGCCAAGTATAGCTTCGAGCAAAAAGGCGTTACGGTTAGCTTTGTGGGTGGCACATTAGACGGTCAAGCATATACAGAACCAAGCACGGTCAAGAAATTTGCCCGTCAAGCTCAACTTGGTGAAGTCTTTGATTTCGATCGCGAAACCTATAACTCTGACGGCGTATTCCGCACCAGCAATCGCGGATTCTTTGCCTTTTTCCATTGTTGCTTTGCTTTAGTGTGGTTCTTCGGGCATATTTGGCACGGTTCCCGCACTATCTTCCGCGATGTCTTTGCTGGTATCGATCCTGGTTTGGACGAACAGGTAGAGTTTGGTGTCTTCCAGAAGGTAGGAGACCTTACTACACGTAAGAAAGTACCGGTTGCAGCTATGGCTGGAACCAGAGAACCTGCTATGTAG
- the psbH gene encoding photosystem II reaction center phosphoprotein PsbH: MQQPKYQPKKTAPVQYFFRNFNSEAGKVAPGWGTTPLMVALMLLFFLFLLIILELANASLMVRGIHVGW; this comes from the coding sequence ATGCAACAACCAAAATATCAACCTAAAAAAACTGCCCCCGTGCAGTACTTTTTCAGAAATTTCAATTCGGAAGCTGGTAAGGTTGCCCCTGGTTGGGGTACAACACCGTTAATGGTGGCTTTAATGCTGTTGTTTTTCTTGTTTTTATTAATCATTTTGGAGCTTGCCAATGCCTCACTCATGGTTCGAGGTATTCATGTAGGTTGGTAG
- a CDS encoding AraC family transcriptional regulator, translating into MSDAIKAYNSMSEFYASMGGTLKQDVDFTIHQLELVHSNVPIESPLFRANYYSILLIRKGRGCYILDGQSYETKDRTIYFTNPGHIKGFKIYELSHGYVITFSETFLKQYVHENIFDDFPFLIAEIVPPHYPDREVFQIFDDLGTQLLQEYQSNSAYKFKIIGSLTVVLLFKIKEQFWNAYNPLAESQMGSEIVMTFKRNLEAHFRDLAMGKLDRPYRVQDFAQAQHLHPAYFSTVIKSKTGKSVNAWMIEKTLSEAQAMLSRSTESVQEIAFRLGFNDAAYFSRFFKKHTATTPSSFRQRLKA; encoded by the coding sequence ATGTCTGATGCGATTAAAGCTTACAACTCCATGTCTGAGTTTTATGCATCAATGGGTGGAACCCTAAAACAAGACGTTGATTTTACGATTCATCAGCTTGAGCTAGTTCATAGCAATGTGCCGATCGAATCTCCCCTATTTCGCGCTAACTATTACTCGATCTTGCTCATTCGTAAAGGGCGGGGTTGCTACATTCTTGACGGTCAATCTTACGAAACAAAGGACAGAACGATTTACTTTACTAATCCCGGTCACATTAAGGGATTTAAGATTTACGAACTATCGCATGGTTACGTGATTACGTTTTCAGAAACATTTCTGAAGCAATACGTCCATGAAAATATCTTTGATGATTTTCCGTTTTTAATTGCAGAGATTGTGCCACCACACTATCCCGATCGCGAAGTTTTTCAAATTTTTGACGACTTGGGAACGCAACTTTTACAAGAATATCAATCGAATTCTGCTTACAAATTCAAAATTATTGGCAGTTTAACAGTTGTACTCCTATTCAAAATTAAAGAGCAGTTTTGGAATGCCTATAACCCTTTGGCTGAATCGCAAATGGGTTCAGAGATTGTCATGACATTCAAGCGCAACTTGGAAGCTCATTTTCGCGATCTCGCGATGGGAAAACTCGATCGCCCATATCGAGTGCAGGACTTTGCCCAAGCGCAGCATCTTCACCCTGCCTATTTCAGTACGGTGATTAAGAGCAAAACAGGTAAATCCGTCAACGCCTGGATGATTGAAAAAACGCTATCCGAAGCCCAAGCAATGCTGTCGAGATCGACTGAATCCGTGCAGGAAATTGCCTTTCGACTTGGCTTTAACGACGCAGCATACTTTTCTCGCTTCTTTAAAAAACATACTGCGACAACTCCTTCTAGCTTTCGCCAGAGACTAAAAGCTTGA
- the lepB gene encoding signal peptidase I, with amino-acid sequence MTSQKTNSPDPATTTQETKTSEASGWLRLWRSQQENIRLVAIALVMALIIRIFVAEPRYIPSDSMIPTLHTGDRLVVEKVSYWFHPAATGDIVVFEPPAQLQSMGYHKNQVFIKRVIGQPGDTVSVKNGLVYLNGRSLSEDYIAEPPAYQLNSVQVPAGTYFVMGDNRNDSNDSHVWGFLPQENIIGRAVFRFFPLDRMGFISS; translated from the coding sequence ATGACATCTCAGAAAACTAATTCGCCAGATCCAGCAACGACAACTCAAGAAACAAAAACATCAGAAGCATCTGGATGGTTGCGACTATGGCGATCGCAGCAGGAAAATATTCGCCTAGTCGCGATCGCTCTAGTTATGGCACTGATAATCCGCATTTTTGTTGCGGAACCACGCTATATTCCCTCAGACTCGATGATACCCACCTTACATACAGGCGATCGCTTGGTAGTCGAAAAAGTTTCATACTGGTTTCACCCGGCTGCAACAGGCGACATTGTAGTATTTGAACCACCTGCACAGTTGCAAAGCATGGGTTATCACAAAAACCAAGTTTTTATCAAACGAGTTATCGGTCAACCTGGGGATACCGTCAGCGTGAAGAACGGTCTAGTTTATCTCAACGGGCGATCGCTCTCGGAAGATTATATTGCCGAACCACCTGCCTACCAACTCAACTCAGTCCAAGTTCCAGCAGGTACTTACTTCGTCATGGGAGACAACCGCAACGATAGTAACGACTCCCACGTTTGGGGCTTTTTACCCCAAGAAAATATTATCGGTCGTGCCGTATTCCGCTTCTTCCCCCTCGATCGGATGGGATTTATCTCAAGCTAG
- a CDS encoding serine/threonine-protein kinase has translation MPYQPSVTLCINPSDPQHPHVQAGGNKFCTTCGAAIALRNRYIPLKKLGTGGFSVIYTVWDLQTQTERVLKILLENSAKARQLFQQEAAILTSFNHPGVPRVEPDGYFHLPASNSKRDLFCLVMEKIDGQTLEAVLDKYDRGCPEEMVRDWFGQALEILQILHSRQIIHRDLKPSNLMLRQETNRLVLIDFGGAKKRRSRQHSVSAAESSTRLYSPGYSPPEQSSGRDVEPAADFYALGRTTIELLTGQPPSELEDPVTKELSWRHLVQVSPAFADLLDELVQEDARLRPTSATAIEQRLLQSPQIETQPSVYQAIHQLSLNGWKRSQLIATYLTHRLAQISKQRSPQLVNQMHQIAARTTNLFAETIRKQSPPSTFQTHNTAPQGSHTLRQATQRRLSTSRFASIPFVTKIGRSLANIARSLWRLTTQVGCAGIDTIRAIVWSAIAAVVGTSIGFIFGYFSPLGIAVNSFLVEYLPQLMTDSQIATEAESIVFASAGLFTAAGLTAPGVFDQRRHYLMSALLGASGYVLGWLCWTLITPYIGIWSLPATICVAIAFLVSGLGLRRHRFFHATVAAVSTAIVFTILVRLNLFPALIFHLSPQPSWFELQLYATFFGAIAAISSCCLGISHYILIPCWRWLQR, from the coding sequence GTGCCTTATCAGCCTAGCGTTACTCTCTGTATCAATCCTAGTGACCCCCAGCATCCACACGTCCAAGCAGGGGGAAACAAGTTTTGTACGACTTGCGGCGCGGCGATCGCGTTGCGAAACCGTTATATTCCACTCAAAAAATTAGGGACGGGTGGATTTTCGGTAATTTACACCGTTTGGGATCTGCAAACTCAAACCGAACGAGTGTTGAAGATTTTGCTAGAAAATAGCGCTAAAGCAAGACAATTATTTCAGCAGGAAGCGGCAATTTTAACTAGCTTCAACCATCCTGGCGTTCCTAGAGTCGAGCCAGACGGCTATTTTCACCTACCCGCCAGCAATTCCAAGCGGGATCTATTTTGTCTGGTCATGGAAAAAATCGACGGTCAGACTTTAGAGGCTGTCCTCGACAAGTACGACCGAGGTTGTCCAGAAGAAATGGTTCGAGATTGGTTCGGACAAGCTTTAGAAATTCTACAGATATTGCATAGCAGGCAGATCATCCACCGCGACCTGAAACCCTCAAATTTAATGCTACGTCAAGAAACAAATCGACTAGTATTGATCGATTTTGGTGGAGCCAAAAAAAGGCGATCGCGCCAGCATTCCGTGTCAGCCGCAGAAAGCTCAACTCGACTCTATTCTCCTGGCTATAGCCCTCCAGAACAATCTTCGGGACGGGATGTGGAACCAGCCGCCGATTTCTATGCTTTGGGTAGAACGACAATTGAATTACTCACTGGTCAGCCTCCCTCTGAGTTGGAAGATCCCGTAACCAAAGAGCTGAGTTGGCGACATTTAGTCCAAGTTAGCCCAGCATTTGCCGATCTGCTTGATGAATTAGTGCAGGAAGATGCCCGCCTGCGCCCAACTAGTGCTACGGCGATCGAACAAAGGTTATTACAAAGTCCGCAGATCGAAACGCAACCATCTGTATATCAAGCGATTCATCAACTGAGTTTGAATGGCTGGAAGCGATCGCAACTCATAGCTACCTACTTAACTCACCGCTTAGCGCAAATTAGCAAACAGCGATCGCCCCAACTTGTGAATCAAATGCATCAGATTGCTGCGCGAACGACGAATTTGTTCGCTGAAACAATTAGGAAGCAATCGCCGCCATCAACCTTTCAAACTCACAATACTGCCCCCCAGGGATCGCATACTCTACGACAAGCAACCCAGCGCAGACTATCGACAAGCCGCTTTGCGTCCATACCATTTGTTACCAAGATCGGTAGAAGCCTAGCGAATATCGCTCGTTCTCTATGGCGATTGACTACCCAGGTAGGATGCGCTGGAATAGATACTATCCGAGCAATTGTGTGGAGTGCGATCGCGGCTGTTGTCGGAACTAGTATCGGCTTTATCTTTGGTTATTTTTCTCCCCTGGGAATTGCAGTCAATAGCTTTCTAGTAGAATACCTACCCCAACTGATGACAGACTCTCAAATTGCCACAGAAGCAGAATCAATCGTGTTTGCATCGGCGGGGTTATTTACAGCCGCAGGATTGACCGCACCGGGAGTTTTTGACCAACGACGACACTATTTAATGTCTGCTTTATTAGGTGCTAGCGGTTATGTTTTGGGCTGGTTGTGTTGGACTTTAATTACACCTTACATTGGAATTTGGAGCTTGCCTGCAACTATCTGCGTGGCGATCGCCTTTCTTGTCTCCGGCTTGGGTTTGCGCCGTCATCGCTTTTTTCATGCTACCGTTGCTGCTGTTAGTACGGCGATCGTCTTTACTATTCTCGTTCGGCTCAATCTTTTCCCAGCCCTAATTTTTCATCTTAGCCCGCAACCAAGTTGGTTTGAGCTTCAGTTGTATGCTACCTTTTTTGGCGCGATCGCCGCGATCTCTAGTTGCTGTCTGGGGATTAGCCACTACATCCTTATTCCTTGCTGGCGATGGTTGCAGCGCTAA
- a CDS encoding Uma2 family endonuclease, producing MLTDPQLQIYTVEEFIRLDLPEDGEYELINGILVPMAQPSGKHENLRTGLLVSLFWLKLSTALRVLQAAIASSPNSSLI from the coding sequence ATGCTTACAGATCCCCAATTGCAAATCTACACAGTTGAAGAGTTTATAAGGCTGGATTTGCCAGAAGACGGGGAGTACGAGCTGATTAATGGGATACTAGTACCGATGGCACAACCTTCTGGAAAGCATGAAAATCTTCGCACTGGGTTATTAGTCTCTCTATTCTGGTTGAAACTGAGTACCGCTTTACGAGTTTTACAGGCAGCGATCGCATCATCTCCCAATTCTTCCCTAATTTAG
- a CDS encoding DUF4383 domain-containing protein, with translation MERTNMAERYCALVLGITFLILGIAGFIPAFVNVPGTDVSYIPADVAPGAYSAGFGYLFGAFPTNFLHNLVHCAVGIFGIASYTSASSARVFNRFFAVSYILIALLGVIPATNTVFGLMPIFGGNVLLNGLTAVAALYYGIILPAKVNDVGVARNI, from the coding sequence ATGGAGAGAACGAACATGGCAGAGCGTTATTGCGCTCTAGTTCTTGGAATTACTTTTTTGATTCTCGGTATAGCTGGATTTATTCCAGCTTTCGTTAACGTGCCTGGAACGGATGTCTCCTACATTCCAGCAGATGTTGCCCCTGGAGCGTATTCTGCCGGATTTGGTTATTTATTTGGGGCATTTCCTACCAATTTCTTACACAATTTAGTCCATTGTGCTGTGGGAATTTTTGGTATTGCTTCCTATACCAGTGCTAGTAGTGCGCGTGTATTTAACCGCTTTTTTGCCGTTTCCTACATCTTAATTGCTCTTTTAGGAGTCATTCCTGCAACCAACACAGTATTTGGACTAATGCCAATTTTTGGGGGCAACGTTTTACTGAATGGTTTAACAGCAGTTGCTGCTTTATATTACGGCATCATTCTACCTGCAAAAGTTAACGACGTTGGAGTAGCACGGAATATCTAG
- a CDS encoding phosphatidylserine/phosphatidylglycerophosphate/cardiolipin synthase family protein has protein sequence MTQLFPLLWWIGGGCLTTIIGVFVILYFRGTFRDRIEYKVKNVPAPQDARFSLALASLSNSVVTSGRSTDFWLEAEEINAARLEAVRSAKHTIHFETFFMTPGRRANDFAAAIAEKAQAGVKVQVIVDKYGVKTLPQRYWRRLKAAGVEVRFFNDFNWRSPIDYFARSHRKLLIIDGEFALIGGAGVSDYWDGRDNIRGTHPWYDFETRLEGEVVAVLEGMFMQHWTYVHGTADLSTTVSQLGTSSNPTILVTAGDDPSYRSASVKALFQVSIHAARQQLWIASPYFLADKNIRIALVDAKKRGVNVKIFTNGIRSDKRFVYFASCEQYRDLLAAGVEIYEYQPSMMHAKALLLDERWLSTGSANFDPRSFFHNDELDISTSDIRLVKHVEKIFLQGFAKSKQVSFSEWKKRPLWQRALAKIVLFFESQL, from the coding sequence ATGACCCAACTTTTCCCGCTATTATGGTGGATTGGTGGTGGCTGTTTAACAACCATTATCGGTGTCTTTGTAATTCTATATTTTCGAGGCACATTTCGCGATCGCATTGAATACAAAGTCAAAAATGTTCCCGCACCTCAAGATGCACGCTTTTCCCTCGCCCTAGCTAGCTTATCTAACTCTGTCGTTACCAGCGGGCGCTCGACAGATTTTTGGCTGGAAGCAGAAGAAATCAATGCTGCACGACTAGAAGCTGTCCGTAGTGCCAAACATACGATTCACTTCGAGACATTTTTCATGACTCCCGGGCGCAGGGCGAACGATTTCGCCGCCGCGATCGCCGAAAAAGCCCAAGCAGGTGTTAAAGTACAAGTCATTGTCGATAAGTATGGGGTCAAAACTTTACCGCAGCGTTACTGGAGACGACTGAAAGCTGCTGGAGTCGAAGTCAGGTTCTTCAATGATTTTAACTGGCGATCGCCCATTGATTATTTTGCCCGCAGTCACCGCAAGCTATTAATTATTGATGGCGAATTTGCCTTAATTGGTGGTGCAGGTGTCTCCGATTATTGGGATGGCAGAGATAATATTCGCGGAACTCATCCTTGGTACGACTTTGAAACGCGGCTAGAAGGCGAAGTTGTCGCGGTGTTAGAAGGTATGTTCATGCAACACTGGACTTACGTGCATGGTACTGCTGACTTATCGACTACAGTTTCCCAGCTTGGAACGTCGAGCAACCCGACAATTCTCGTTACCGCAGGCGACGATCCTTCCTATCGTTCTGCATCAGTTAAAGCTTTATTTCAAGTTAGCATTCATGCTGCCAGACAGCAGCTTTGGATTGCCAGCCCCTATTTTCTTGCCGATAAAAATATCCGCATTGCGCTAGTTGATGCTAAAAAACGGGGGGTCAATGTCAAAATATTCACGAACGGAATTCGCTCGGACAAGAGATTTGTCTATTTTGCTTCCTGCGAACAATATCGCGATCTCCTCGCTGCTGGCGTAGAAATTTATGAATATCAACCCAGTATGATGCACGCCAAAGCATTATTGTTAGACGAGCGCTGGCTCAGTACTGGTAGTGCTAATTTCGATCCGCGTAGTTTTTTTCATAATGATGAGTTAGATATTTCTACTTCTGATATTCGATTAGTCAAGCACGTTGAAAAAATATTTTTACAAGGATTTGCTAAATCTAAACAAGTCAGTTTCAGTGAATGGAAAAAACGCCCTTTATGGCAAAGGGCGCTAGCTAAAATTGTTCTCTTTTTTGAATCGCAATTGTAG